aaaaaaaaaaaagtttgggctCTCACATTTCCTACAGGGGCAAAAATCCCTGGATAAGTGCATGACAATCAATTGACATAGAGCTTTGGAGaactttttattgtttaaaaGTCATAATTGAAGCTTCAAAAAACATACAACCCAACGTGTCCCACCCCTATACCCCCTCTCCCCAGAGGAGAACATGGGGCTGCCCCCTCCTATCCTGCTGGCCAGGACCCTGCCCTGGggagcctgcctgcctgcctgccctcCATCTGCCGAGCCAACGGCTGGAGAGAGGCCCTGTGGTCGGGTGGGGGTCAATCCCCGTCCCCCACCCCTGCACATGCACAGTCTGTGAGACACTGTGGGGGAGGAGGCTCTCCGGAAAAGGGGGCCCCAGAGGGGGGAGACACAGAGCCAGCCCCACTCACCCCTACCCCTCCCCAGCCGCCCCGTTTAAGGGAAGCTGTCATCGTCATCTTCGGCCATCTCCTTAGCAAACTCCAGATCCTGCTGCTCTCGCTCCCGCCGCTCCTGAAGAGAAGGAGTCAAGGGATCAAGGTCTGGGGCTGTGTGCAACCACCCCTTCTTCTCCCAACCAATAACAAAAATGCTCCCCGAGAGTGGCTCCCCAACACCTGACTCTTCTCCCTGCTGCAAGGCAAGGTTTTCTCAAAGATGTAAGCACTTACCTCTGCAGACTCGAGGTCCTTGTTGTAAGATTTGGGAGGGAACCTCATGGCCTAAAGCaaaaggggtggggggtgagagagagaagagaaatagtcAGAGATTAACAGACCAAGTTTACAGACTTTGTGTCTTTAAAATGCAGCGTTTAAGTGAAGCAGAAAGACTGACATCCTTATAGTGTGAGATACTTGGGACAGGATGTTTGGAGGCTTGAATTCTACTTCTGGTGAAGTAGAAGGTGAGCTCCCAGAGGGCAGTTTCACCTTTGTATTTTTACCTTCAATGCCCTGCACGTAGCTAAATTCTTACTGTTACAACTAAGTGTTACTTCAAGCAAAGCATTTAGGCTCTGTGGGTCTTACTTAGTTTAACTAAAATGAAATGAGTTGCACTAGCTAAGAGCTTAGCTGGGCTTAGGGAGCATCAACCACGCTGAAAGTACCTGACAATCAAATACTTCATAAAGACTGCTGGCTTCCCAGCATCAGTTCCCACTGCCAACTTCAGGATGCTCACCTTGACAGACATATTGTGGATGTCTAGGCAGAAGGAGATGCGTTGGTGGAAGGCCAACTGAGGCTCTCGGGTAGAATAAATGTCGATCATCTCCTTGGACTGGACATATCCCTTTTCATGGTTGATGCTAGCCTCTATGACACCATCCCGGATGGCCTATACAGCCCACAGCAAGGAGAACAAAAAGGGATCATCAGAAAAGACCCTTCCAGCCCCCATCTCCTTCTGGTTTCATGTTCCCACAACATTCCCTCATCTTTTTCTATGTTTGGCCGTTAAGTGAGAGAACCCACTTGACTATGTTGAAATAAGTACTGCAGTTTCTTCCCAAGAAGCACAGACAATGGTAAAAGActattctcctttcctccctgtcCCCTAATTCCCAGATGTCCCCTGGACTTTAGAAAGACAATGAGTTGAGCAAGTTTGATCTCTGACTCATTCCCACCTTGGCAACAATGAACTCTGCATCCTCTGGGCTGTCCAGCTGCAGCTTCTGGGCAATGTCAGCCAGGGAGATTCGGGAGTAGGAAAGGCTGATCATTCGTACAcctggagtgggaggagggggtaCCATGAGCCACAGCTCTCTCCCAAACACACACCCTTTGAAGACTCAGCTTTAAAGAAGTTCTTTCCCCAAAGCCCCAAACCTTGATCCATACCTGTTTTAATTACATTGTGTCGCAGTCGTATGATCAGGGTGTAAGTCCCATCTGCCTGAAACTTTTCTCCAAACTGATCCAGGACCAGGTTGAACTTGGCTAGATTTCCTGTCCTGACAGCTGTGAGGAGACAAGAAATGTtggtatgggggaggggagaggcgaGCCAGGGTGGGAATCTCAGGGGAGTGAGGGAGCCCAGCCCTACCTTGGGTCAGAAGGAAGTAGGGCATGAGGGAGCGCTTGAGTGAAGGCTGGCGAAACTGGAGTCGATCTGGGATCTCCCCCAGCAGCAGCTCCACCACAATGAGCAGCTTGTGTACctgagaaaggaatggcaaaatTTTCAACTGATAAACACTTTGGGCTTGTAGAGCCCTGCTTTCGTAGCAAATTTTAAGAACCTTGGCATCCCCCATCTAGGTGGTAGGACACACTTCCTAATTTAATTTCAGCTGGTCACAAAGAAGGTTTCTGTCCCACACTGAAGAAAGATGAAAGCTCTAAGTACAAAGCCTATATTTCCATCTCCTATCTATAAGCTTGTTCAGCACCTCAGTCTTGCTCAGAGAGGGGGAACTGGTGCCTCTGTTGGCAGTAGAATGGGAGAGGCATTCACAGCAGAGGCAGGGACCCCAAAACTCAGGACCTTAATCTTTGTTTTGCAGAGTTGGTCAAAGGCCTGCTAAGTGCTAGGCATAGGTCAGGTAGGCTGGTGGTTTGGGGATGTCAAAGAGGCTGTGCTGGAAGGTGTTAGCCAGGGAACAGGGGCAAATTAAGACTTCACTGGTCATATGAAGGCCATAAATGTGGTTTCCTGGGATTAGTGTGGGATGGGACAGGGGGTTGTCGAAGGACAGGAGCTGAAGTTTTAGAGTATCtgtaaaagggaagaaaggaaaatggtgtGGGTAGAGTGGAAGAGGGGTGTCATAAAGGAGCAGGGAGCAGAATGGGTAGAAAAGTTCACTGCTGATTCTACTTGTGCCTTCTTTAAATGAActttaacatattaaaaaattaaaaaaaatttatattccccatttttagttaaaaaatgagtattaaacttttttatttcacTCAAAAAAGCCTCAGTGGGGTTGGTTTGTTGGTTTTGAGTTGCTTTTTGCTTATCTGTGAAATTATCAGGTCAGTGGCAATGGAAAGAAAGTTTCTCCTTCAGTACAGGGTCACAGACCGGCAAAGCAGAAAGCAGCCACAAATCTCTCCCCAAAACAGAAGACACCCAGCTAAGCCCTTCATGTACTGCATGTGTTTTTGGATGTTTTTAATTTACTGATTAAGTTGTGCtgctctccctcccaccccctctaAAAAATACTTGTAATATGGGTTGGTTCTCTGGGAAAGGCACACACACAGAGGGTGCCAAagtgatgtaagaaacagaaatatcaataaaaacttaattaaaaaaatctctcttcctctgttATCTGAATGGAAGTCCTGGATGGGAATGGCTGGTTTTATGACTGATGGGAAGCCTGGCCTGCTCGGAGCCACAAATCTTGCCCAACTTCAGCCCCTTCCTATAATGCAGGATTGTTTTCCTTGGGCTATATAGTATATGGTCTTTTACCCTTATGTTTACTGGATGCTACAAACTAGAGCTCTGTAATTGTTTGTGGCTTCTAAGAAGATTTTAGAATTTCTGTCTTGAAGACTGTCTGGTTGCTTTCATATTTACTTTTCCTTCCATATGAAAtgttcttcctaacttctctctCATGCTGTCAGAATTTCACCCATCCTCCCAGGCCTATCTTCCCTGATAAAGCCTGCTCTGCATGTAGTAGTCCTTTGCCCACATAACTCCCACTAGTCGGGATTATGTGATctgatttgatcttcataacaatctaGATGTAGGCCATAACAAATTCATTTTACTGAATATGAATCTAAATAAGGTTCTGAAACTTGCTCAGAAGCTACTGGCAGAGCTGAGAGCTGAACAGaggtctcctaactccaaattTGGACCATCTAAGGGTAGAAGCAATGTCTAATCCTTCTTTCATATCACCTAAAATGCTGAGAACATAATAAATCCTAAATATCTGTCAAATAATAAAGGGCTTACAAGGCCAAATTTACTCCCTTTCTGGTCAGTTAGTAGTATTACAGAGCCTGGTCATAGAGTATACACCTCCAGATTTGGCCAATCATCCCACAAAAGCACCCCTGGTCAATGACTAGATTAGAGCAACTAGAACAAATGGCTGCAAGCTCATTTCCCCATGATTATGAATCAGGAAGGGCATCTTAACATTCCTTTTAAGATGTaagtttctgggggcagctgggtagctcagtggattgagagccaggcctagagatgggaggtcctaggttcaaatccggcctcagacacttcccagctgtgtgaccctgggcaagtcacttgaccctcattgcctacccttaccaatctttcacctatgggtcaatacacagaagttaagggtctaaaatttaaaaaaatataaattaaaaaaaaaaaaaaagaagtttctagAAAAAAGGGAGGCTACCTTGTATAATTCTCTCAGTACAGTGTTATATACAGAAAGATTTTTACTAAAACCTTAATGAGAATGTGGGGGACAATTGGGAGCAGAGGGAAGAGAGTGAGACAGTGGCTGTTCCTTACTGTCTGTTTGAAGCCAACAGCTGTGTGCTGGGGGGCCTTGCGCAAAGCATTGGTCATGGTTCTTCGGGCCTCAGAGTATTCCAGCTGGATGGCTTTGATTCGCCCTGTGTATAGGGAAAAAAGAACGGAGAGCATAAACTACTCATACAGTACCATTCCAAGCCCTCCTCTGATTCAGAGCCTCTATGCCCCTAATTGTACTGTCCCCTTCCCTATCCACACTAGGGAGATCCCTGGGGGAACGCCCACTCTCCTGGGAAAGAGCAGTGTGGCACATCCCACAGCATTTTCTGGAGAGAAGGTAAGGGTCCCTTTGCTCACCTGTGTAGTAGAGGTACCTTGCCCACTCATTGTTGTTGGCTTGCTCAGGGAATACGGACTTGGACACCAATTTCTCAGCCTGGTCATACAGGCTGTAATGCAGGTAGTTTCGCAACAGGAGGTTAAGTAAAGTGGCCTGGCCATCTGCATCATGCCTAAGGGTGGCTGTTCGTAACCGGGCATGCAGGAAGCTGCAGGGAGAGGGTCTGTGAGCGCAGACTAGACCAATCTtaattattcatttctcttgtccCCTTAGCAGTTCACACCTTCTCAGATCTCTTACGAGGTTTTGTTCCTTTAGTATCTGACAGTACCCTCTTCCCCCACCAACACATGGGTCTATCCATAAATAACAAATGGTCTGTGGTCTCAAATGAACTAAAAGGCAGGCAGCATGGAATAGTCTAGAGAGGAGTGGGCCTGAAGTTGGCAGACCCGGGTTCAAACCTCAAATCTTGCTTTTCCTAGGTCCCTAAGTCACAGGCTGCTGATTTGCCTTAGAAGGGAGTTCTCAAAGCTGTAGAGATCACAGACCTTTTGTCTCTTGTCCCGTTATCAATGGCCTGACCTTGACTCTTCACAGCCTGGCCAGAGGTCCCTCCGTACCTGCGAACCACATCCAGTTTGTCTAAGAACTCATAGACACGGGCATGGTAATAATAACACTTTGCTGCCACCAGGTCTAGGGCTCGGCGGTTCTGTGTACTGATTTTCTGCATGAGGTCATCAGAAACTTTTTGTGCCTAGAAAGGGAGCAAAAAGAAGCATGTATGTGAGTGTACAAAGGATGGGACTGGAGGGGATGATCTGGTGTATATAATGCACAAGTCTAAACTCAGCACCTACAGTTTCCTTGGCCCAAGAACCTGCCTGCTACTATCTTGTTCCTTGTGCCCCAGGAGTGACTGTGGCTGGAAGAATTTAGTAGTATCTTGAACAGGGTGACtctaagtttctttctttctttttaaaaaaccccttaccttctgtcttagaatagatactaagtatcatttccaaggcagaagacagcaagggttaggcaagtgGGCTAagttatttgctcagggtcacatggctaggaaatgttgaggccacatttgaatacaggacctcccattccagacctggctttatccactgagccacttagctgcctcttgaTTCTAAGTTTCCAATTCTACTTCCCTTGATAAGTAGGGGATGACTGAGGAGTGCTTGTATGATGACATCTCATCTACTCAGGATGGAAATGAGGGAACCTCCTTTGTTGGAAAGTGAAGGAAATAACAACATGGGAGGATTAATAAATTGGAACAGAAAACACATCCAGTTTTTTCTATATTCTACaagactctttttttcttcttcattttttttttaaacctttaacttctggtattggcttataggtggaagagtggtaagggtgggcaatgggggtcaagtgacttggccagggtcacacagctgggaagtgtctgaggtcggatttggaTATTCTACAAGAATCTTAAGAGTTTGTTCCAAAACCTTTTATGCCAATACAATTCATCTAATTATGTTTATTGGGCCACATTCACCATCATCATCCCCTGCTTAATACCTCCTTGTAGCGTTTGCTGTTCATCAGGAAGATAACCATGAGAAGCTGGAGATATGCATCCACTTCAGGTAAGAGAGGGGCAGAGGCAGCTTTTCCTGTCCTGGGACGGAACTGCAAATCTACTTCTGTATCCATGGGCTAGAAGAGATCAGAGCCACTTATTAAGTAACTcaattaaattaatcaaccatGCTCAATGCCATTAGTTTAGCCACATCAGACATATTCCTAAGTTCCCAAAGCTTACAATTTAGCTGGGGAAACAAAAATTTCATGTATAAAAAGAGAGTTTACAATTAACTGCTAAATTATATGAGACAGATATGAAATATAAACTATATGGATCTTCTGAAATCATGAAGCAGCAAGCAATAGTTTTTTGGGGAAAACAGCAGTAGTAAATTGccttttttgggggagggaacAGGAAAATGGGTTTCCTTATCTTGGCCAGGCTGAAGTGCAATGGTCCCTATCCCACTACTGATGGGTACAGGAAATCTGACCCACTGTCTCTGACCTGGGCCTCTGTTTTTCCCAAGACAGCCCTCTCGCAGGGGGCTCACCACATTGATGCTGATATTAGTGGGGACACCTGACTGTCTCAGACCACTTCAACTCAGGACTGCCAAATAAATGATTTACcagtcttggtttcctcagaATCAGGGATTAGAGGTATGTACTACATGCCCAGTTGATATTCTATTCACAGATCTAAGTCACTATGTTGATTTaaagacaaatatataaaatatagtttaaCAATTCCCATTTGACAAATTAAGActca
The window above is part of the Gracilinanus agilis isolate LMUSP501 chromosome 4, AgileGrace, whole genome shotgun sequence genome. Proteins encoded here:
- the PSMD3 gene encoding 26S proteasome non-ATPase regulatory subunit 3, which codes for MSCSNSTDFFLFNSFQSVLISQVENLGLDLDSAGEGEGKVASGERSQRELDTVTLEDIKEHVKQLEKAVSGKEPRFVLRALRMLPSTSRRLNPYVLYKAVIGFFTSNNVTRDFLLAFLEEPMDTEVDLQFRPRTGKAASAPLLPEVDAYLQLLMVIFLMNSKRYKEAQKVSDDLMQKISTQNRRALDLVAAKCYYYHARVYEFLDKLDVVRSFLHARLRTATLRHDADGQATLLNLLLRNYLHYSLYDQAEKLVSKSVFPEQANNNEWARYLYYTGRIKAIQLEYSEARRTMTNALRKAPQHTAVGFKQTVHKLLIVVELLLGEIPDRLQFRQPSLKRSLMPYFLLTQAVRTGNLAKFNLVLDQFGEKFQADGTYTLIIRLRHNVIKTGVRMISLSYSRISLADIAQKLQLDSPEDAEFIVAKAIRDGVIEASINHEKGYVQSKEMIDIYSTREPQLAFHQRISFCLDIHNMSVKAMRFPPKSYNKDLESAEERREREQQDLEFAKEMAEDDDDSFP